tttttttaaacgaaatagttatttcgttaaaacgaaatcatttcgtttaaacgaaatagttatttcgtttaaggTAAGACCTGCGTAATACACTTCCGGTTCATTCGTCTTATTTCGACAAAAATCGTAACAATTCGGTGCGATCCGGACATAAACAAACCTTTTCCGTAATTCCGAACGTGGTTCCCtgctttcaaaatgaaaatagaatGAGTGACGGGAACCACATGTTTACATCCGGGGCATCAAAATGGCGGCCCGAGATGCGAAAGGTCGTTTTGCTGGCCAGAAAAAGGTGAATAAGGCTATTAAGAAGCCGTTATCGGTAACTTTAGACCATGTATACTGTGGACAGAAACCGACAGTTACTCAGGAACGCCATCGTAGTGACAAACACTTAAATCTGCCGGAGAACGCAAGTCGAGATGGGTGGAGGGATAGAAGGATTATTGTCGAGTTGGGTGTGTTACTGGACAATTTAGAATATTGTGAAAAGTGTAAGCTAGGCCCTGTATCTATGAATAAATACTCTGTTGTTGGGGAGTTAAAAAAAGGTTTGTCAGGTTTCCTATATGTGAGGTGCAGCAACTTGGACTGTGAACATGTAAATCGAGTCCCGTATGGAAAGACACACAGAGTAAAAGAGAAAGGCATGCCTTGCTTTGCAGCAAATACAAAGCTTGGTGTTGGTAAGTCCACtgatatttattcaaagttttgtGTCACTTGTTTTTGTTCACATATTGCAATCCATTGAAAGTGGTGAAGAAAATAACTAGTCCAAATAAGGGTTAAAACGTAAACACTTTAGCCATATATAGGACTGACTATCTGTCCTTTAGTCTACGTAGCCGGAACCGGCAAGCAAGCCACTGCCAATCAGAAAAATGAATGTTACATGTGAGAATATGCATTTGCGACGTCT
This window of the Mercenaria mercenaria strain notata chromosome 5, MADL_Memer_1, whole genome shotgun sequence genome carries:
- the LOC123532325 gene encoding uncharacterized protein LOC123532325 isoform X5 encodes the protein MAARDAKGRFAGQKKVNKAIKKPLSVTLDHVYCGQKPTVTQERHRSDKHLNLPENASRDGWRDRRIIVELGVLLDNLEYCEKCKLGPVSMNKYSVVGELKKGLSGFLYVRCSNLDCEHVNRVPYGKTHRVKEKGMPCFAANTKLGVAMIDSIGGSGKVNNMLSTLNIAPINKRNLQDMERRAGRFVESVAQQSIDTAAQETFQKEMSEISQEESKVAAASMECLIEDLGIAALPDTSPATNSRRGVSSYNTDSRQTCEHREELQLLCVTQTTDECLCRTSD
- the LOC123532325 gene encoding uncharacterized protein LOC123532325 isoform X3, whose product is MAARDAKGRFAGQKKVNKAIKKPLSVTLDHVYCGQKPTVTQERHRSDKHLNLPENASRDGWRDRRIIVELGVLLDNLEYCEKCKLGPVSMNKYSVVGELKKGLSGFLYVRCSNLDCEHVNRVPYGKTHRVKEKGMPCFAANTKLGVAMIDSIGGSGKVNNMLSTLNIAPINKRNLQDMERRAGRFVESVAQQSIDTAAQETFQKEMSEISQEESKVAAASMECLIEDLGIAALPDTSPATNSYILYEFFKDGEEDCKERHQPPAVLNLQLVETSPTWPATTATSLCTEPLR